One region of Malania oleifera isolate guangnan ecotype guangnan chromosome 6, ASM2987363v1, whole genome shotgun sequence genomic DNA includes:
- the LOC131158072 gene encoding pentatricopeptide repeat-containing protein At1g79080, chloroplastic, whose amino-acid sequence MAALLNSMPPITNPCPEKARKACGFFSHIPNVHAFSLSKGFSRVLASSEITISQKDTTFNVPSWRSGVNGPRTNTIRLNDAFLYLEYMVGKGHKPDVAQATQLLYDLCKLNKLRKATRVMEMMISSGTQPEASTYTFLLNHLCKKGNVGYALQLVEKMENHGYPANTTAYNALVRGLCMYGNLKQSLQLLDKLMQKGLVPNVFTYSFLLEAAYKERGVDEAIRLLDEIIAKGGKPNLVSYNVLLTGFCKEGRTEEAIHFFRNLPTKGFNPNVVSYNILLRNLFNEGRWKEANELLAEMDGGDRSPSIVTYNILISSLALHGQADKALEVLDEIIKVQLKPTAASYNPIIACLCKEGRFNLVVKCLDQMVYRRCNPNEGTYNAVAVLCKDRKVQEAFSIIQSLGSRQNLTLHDYHQIVISSLCKKGNTFAAFQLLYEMTRSGFTPDSYTYSSLIKGLCLEGMLDEALEIFNVMEENNCRPDVDNFNALILGFCKCQRTDLSLEIFEMMIVKGYMPNETTYCILVEGIAHEEETELAAEVLKELYFRKVMGRKTVERLVIQYDLEGLSI is encoded by the coding sequence ATGGCGGCCCTGTTAAATTCAATGCCTCCTATTACGAACCCATGTCCGGAAAAGGCAAGAAAAGCTTGCGGTTTCTTTTCCCACATCCCAAACGTCCATGCTTTTTCGCTTAGCAAGGGTTTTTCCAGGGTTTTGGCATCTTCCGAGATCACCATTTCTCAAAAGGATACCACTTTCAACGTACCCAGTTGGAGGTCCGGGGTGAATGGCCCAAGAACCAACACTATCAGGCTCAATGATGCGTTTCTGTACCTAGAGTATATGGTGGGAAAGGGTCACAAGCCTGATGTAGCTCAAGCAACTCAGCTCCTGTATGATCTTTGCAAGTTAAATAAACTCAGGAAAGCAACTAGAGTGATGGAGATGATGATCAGTTCAGGTACCCAGCCGGAAGCAAGTACTTACACTTTCTTACTGAACCATTTGTGTAAGAAAGGAAATGTAGGTTATGCCTTGCAACTTGTCGAAAAAATGGAAAACCATGGGTACCCAGCTAATACTACAGCATATAATGCTCTTGTTAGAGGACTTTGCATGTATGGAAACTTGAAACAGAGCTTGCAGCTCTTGGACAAGTTGATGCAGAAAGGGTTAGTCCCCAACGTATTCACTTACTCATTCTTGCTTGAAGCCGCATACAAAGAGAGAGGAGTAGATGAAGCAATAAGACTGCTTGATGAAATTATCGCCAAGGGTGGGAAACCTAATTTGGTGAGCTACAATGTACTGTTGACTGGATTTTGCAAGGAAGGTAGAACTGAAGAGGCAATTCATTTCTTTAGGAATTTGCCAACAAAAGGATTCAATCCAAATGTTGTCAGCTATAACATCTTACTGAGGAATTTATTCAATGAAGGACGGTGGAAGGAGGCAAATGAGCTTCTGGCTGAGATGGACGGTGGGGATCGTTCTCCGTCCATAGTTACCTACAATATATTAATCAGCTCACTTGCCCTTCATGGCCAAGCTGACAAGGCTCTTGAGGTTTTGGATGAAATTATAAAGGTACAGCTAAAGCCCACTGCCGCAAGCTACAACCCAATAATAGCTTGTCTCTGCAAAGAGGGGAGGTTCAACCTTGTGGTTAAATGTCTAGACCAAATGGTTTATCGGCGTTGTAATCCTAATGAGGGAACATACAATGCAGTTGCTGTGCTGTGCAAAGATAGGAAGGTGCAGGAGGCATTCTCCATTATTCAAAGCTTGGGTAGTAGACAAAATTTAACACTACATGACTACCATCAAATTGTCATTTCAAGCCTTTGTAAGAAAGGGAACACATTTGCAGCATTTCAACTGTTATATGAAATGACAAGATCTGGATTTACACCGGACTCCTATACCTATTCATCTTTGATCAAAGGATTGTGTCTGGAGGGAATGCTAGATGAGGCCCTGGAGATTTTCAATGTAATGGAAGAAAACAACTGCAGGCCTGATGTCGACAATTTTAATGCGCTTATACTTGGTTTTTGCAAATGTCAAAGAACAGATTTGTCCTTAGAGATTTTTGAGATGATGATTGTGAAGGGGTACATGCCTAATGAAACTACTTATTGTATTCTTGTGGAAGGGATTGCCCATGAAGAAGAAACGGAACTGGCAGCTGAAGTTCTAAAAGAATTGTATTTTAGAAAAGTCATGGGTCGGAAAACAGTAGAAAGGCTT